A single Ignavibacteriales bacterium DNA region contains:
- a CDS encoding TonB-dependent receptor: MKKYLINPIFGLNIIQFLILFVLLPGITLFAQSGSVKGKVTDSLEVMPGVNILLTDTNIGGVTDINGNYEIKNIPAGEYEIRFSSVGYETEFYEVEIIPGRVLELNVTLSAQIISVGEVRVIGGRIQDKSDTRPSFIDLSPKEAKVLAGAAEDVLRTLQAMPGVLAPNDFSSQLVVRGSGPDQNLIVIDDVEIFNPYRLYGAISMFNPQTVSDVNLVTGAFPAMYGDRLSAVLDVTNKEGNYTSHLNGSVNASIVDANLVFEGKFPRWLDGSWLLSSRRTYYDLVVEPFVKNAGLVEENVSFPNFYDIQAKLSFRPLKGHKINMLGIFSQDGVNVVSGKNRRQPDSISVSNDITNNVASLSWQYADRKKFINKLIFSYYTNGGDADFDSKILDPSLNRQNFEEILPDTVSPYLLGFKATSSFLAEKATIEDKLTYQWGSNILEAGAGYDFIRSIIDFDFEIDPGLRAFFGSNPNFRAVLDDLQEIQTYNRFRGYIQNNFQLSERFYFQAGVRYDNYEILKKGFFAPRLGLSYSPDNLTTLRAGWGIYYQSPGYEKAVDRQALFDLSPVYTQRLNAEKAIHYVLGVERWLTPEWNLRTEMYYKNFVDLIVQQQFSGYRFVTEPIPGRDIRYPDAWTRPVPQFTDSLTQIPVNNSQGESYGFEVLLSKKNIDAAARLNGWISYSLAYADRFEKGIKIPFRFDQRHTVNIVLNYKLGEAWDLGVRWQFGSGFPFTEPSGIKPRVLLVDADGDGKAETPKIATRTSFSNPEVTEVVYDIDYGNRERFNSRKPDYHRLDIRATYSTVLWNLKWQFYIDVVNAYNRKNVVGYDYFVEEDLTLGKEANNMFPILPTFGFNFRF, from the coding sequence ATGAAAAAATACTTAATTAACCCGATTTTCGGTCTGAATATAATCCAATTTCTGATTCTTTTTGTTCTGCTTCCTGGGATCACTCTGTTCGCTCAGTCAGGCAGTGTGAAGGGTAAGGTAACAGATAGTCTTGAAGTTATGCCGGGGGTGAATATTCTGCTTACCGATACCAATATCGGCGGGGTTACGGATATCAATGGAAACTATGAAATTAAGAATATACCTGCAGGTGAGTATGAAATCAGATTCAGTTCTGTGGGTTATGAAACAGAGTTTTACGAAGTTGAAATAATACCGGGAAGAGTTCTTGAACTGAATGTTACCCTTTCAGCACAGATAATTTCAGTAGGTGAAGTCAGAGTAATAGGGGGCAGGATTCAGGATAAAAGCGATACCCGTCCTTCGTTTATTGATTTAAGCCCTAAAGAAGCAAAAGTACTTGCAGGTGCAGCTGAGGATGTTCTTCGTACTCTTCAGGCCATGCCGGGAGTTCTGGCCCCGAATGACTTTTCATCACAGCTTGTTGTAAGAGGCAGCGGTCCTGATCAGAATCTGATCGTTATTGATGATGTTGAAATATTTAATCCCTACCGCCTCTATGGTGCAATCAGTATGTTTAATCCGCAGACAGTTTCAGATGTAAACCTGGTAACCGGTGCATTCCCCGCAATGTATGGTGACCGGCTTTCTGCGGTACTTGATGTGACCAATAAGGAAGGAAATTATACTTCACATCTCAACGGCAGTGTAAACGCCTCCATTGTTGATGCAAACCTGGTATTCGAAGGTAAATTCCCCCGCTGGCTTGATGGAAGCTGGCTATTAAGTTCAAGAAGGACATATTATGATCTTGTGGTTGAGCCTTTCGTAAAGAATGCCGGGCTTGTTGAAGAAAATGTAAGTTTCCCGAATTTTTATGATATACAGGCAAAACTCTCTTTCAGACCTCTTAAAGGTCATAAGATAAATATGCTTGGAATATTTTCGCAGGATGGCGTTAATGTTGTTTCAGGAAAAAACCGCAGACAGCCTGACAGCATTTCAGTCAGCAATGATATAACAAATAATGTAGCAAGTCTTTCCTGGCAATATGCTGACAGAAAGAAATTTATTAACAAGCTGATTTTCTCCTATTACACAAACGGAGGAGATGCCGATTTTGATTCCAAAATTCTTGATCCTTCATTGAACCGCCAGAACTTTGAAGAAATTCTTCCTGACACAGTTAGTCCCTATCTGCTCGGATTCAAAGCGACATCAAGTTTTCTTGCTGAAAAAGCTACGATAGAAGACAAACTCACGTATCAGTGGGGCTCAAATATCCTTGAAGCCGGAGCCGGGTATGATTTTATCCGCTCTATTATAGATTTTGATTTTGAGATTGACCCGGGGCTCAGAGCATTCTTTGGTTCTAATCCCAATTTTCGCGCGGTTCTTGATGATTTACAGGAAATCCAGACCTACAACAGATTTCGCGGATATATACAGAATAACTTTCAGCTTTCCGAAAGATTCTATTTTCAGGCGGGTGTGAGATACGATAATTATGAAATTCTGAAGAAGGGATTCTTTGCTCCCCGGCTCGGACTTTCATATTCACCTGATAACCTGACTACCCTCAGAGCCGGATGGGGTATCTATTATCAGTCTCCAGGTTACGAGAAAGCTGTTGACCGCCAGGCACTGTTTGATTTAAGCCCTGTATATACACAGCGGCTCAATGCTGAAAAAGCAATTCATTACGTTCTGGGTGTTGAGCGCTGGCTTACTCCTGAATGGAATCTGCGTACGGAAATGTATTATAAGAATTTTGTAGACCTGATTGTACAGCAGCAATTCTCAGGGTATCGTTTTGTTACTGAACCAATACCAGGCAGGGATATACGCTATCCAGACGCATGGACAAGACCGGTACCGCAGTTTACGGATTCCTTAACCCAGATTCCTGTGAATAACAGCCAGGGAGAATCCTATGGTTTTGAAGTACTGCTTAGCAAAAAGAATATAGATGCCGCTGCCCGCCTGAACGGCTGGATTAGTTATTCGCTTGCTTATGCTGACCGTTTTGAAAAAGGAATAAAGATTCCATTCCGTTTTGATCAGCGTCATACGGTGAATATTGTTCTTAACTATAAACTCGGAGAAGCCTGGGATCTTGGTGTCCGCTGGCAGTTTGGCTCTGGTTTTCCGTTTACTGAACCTTCAGGCATTAAACCAAGAGTTCTCTTAGTGGATGCAGACGGGGACGGTAAAGCCGAAACTCCGAAGATTGCCACAAGAACTTCCTTCTCAAATCCTGAGGTAACCGAGGTGGTTTATGATATTGACTACGGCAACCGTGAGCGTTTTAACAGCCGGAAACCGGATTATCACCGTCTTGATATCAGGGCGACCTATTCTACAGTTTTGTGGAATCTTAAATGGCAGTTTTATATAGATGTGGTTAATGCCTACAACCGGAAGAATGTGGTCGGTTACGATTATTTTGTTGAGGAAGATCTTACCCTAGGTAAAGAGGCGAATAATATGTTTCCGATTCTGCCAACCTTTGGATTCAATTTCAGGTTCTGA
- a CDS encoding GNAT family N-acetyltransferase: MSSIIISPWDDGLFTETAKLLRQSMPGYPFPDFLFREKLTGDPDFHPGLVFTSFEEDILTGFIMGVVRKRDSGPAGYVKLIGVRPGYERRGIGSRLLAEQENEMKRRGLRSLRLFESYPNYFMPGVDPAFAGAVSFFESAGYKKFNETSNLEVFLPAGGFAVEDDIQRLSLKGISIRKAQPGDRSKIMYWLAVNFPEWKGEVAEAFRNDPITLFIALHNDTVIGFAGYEANNRGTGWFGPMGTDIAFRGLSIGRVLLRLCLNSLQKDGFTKAVIPWVGPVKFYEQSAGARIDKHFWRYEKILN; this comes from the coding sequence ATGAGCAGTATTATTATCAGTCCTTGGGATGACGGACTTTTTACGGAAACTGCAAAACTGCTGCGGCAATCCATGCCGGGTTATCCTTTCCCGGATTTCCTGTTCAGGGAAAAGTTAACAGGGGATCCTGACTTCCATCCCGGATTGGTTTTCACCTCATTTGAGGAGGATATTCTTACCGGGTTTATTATGGGGGTTGTCAGAAAAAGAGACTCCGGACCTGCTGGTTACGTGAAATTGATTGGCGTGAGACCAGGTTATGAAAGGAGGGGAATTGGCTCACGACTACTGGCAGAACAGGAAAACGAAATGAAGCGAAGGGGATTGCGCTCACTCCGGTTATTTGAATCCTATCCGAATTATTTTATGCCCGGAGTTGATCCTGCTTTTGCAGGAGCAGTTTCTTTTTTTGAATCAGCGGGATATAAAAAATTCAATGAGACTTCTAATCTGGAAGTGTTTCTTCCTGCCGGGGGTTTTGCTGTTGAGGATGATATTCAGAGACTTTCATTAAAGGGGATTAGCATCCGCAAAGCTCAGCCTGGTGACAGGAGTAAAATCATGTACTGGCTTGCCGTAAATTTTCCTGAATGGAAAGGGGAAGTAGCTGAGGCATTCCGAAACGATCCTATAACGCTGTTTATTGCACTGCATAATGATACAGTAATTGGTTTTGCCGGCTATGAGGCAAATAACAGGGGCACCGGATGGTTTGGTCCAATGGGAACTGATATAGCCTTCAGGGGGTTATCAATTGGGAGAGTCCTGCTCAGACTTTGTCTGAATAGTTTGCAGAAAGACGGATTTACCAAGGCAGTAATACCCTGGGTTGGTCCTGTCAAATTCTACGAACAGTCTGCAGGTGCCCGGATTGATAAACATTTCTGGAGATATGAAAAAATACTTAATTAA
- a CDS encoding MBL fold metallo-hydrolase, with protein sequence MVVRFWGVRGSIPSPPKSSELQEKILRILEFSQGADLSTSEKRKKFLDSIEEQYTTFLGGNTPCVELQSGSTRLIFDMGSGLRDLGREIMHTMGGRDIELHMFVGHTHWDHIQGFPFFIPAYSPKTTINFYHRHPDLKGRLEGQQQFQYFPVSLDIMLSKRIYNELTEGQILKINDLTVRNIELNHPGKAFGYRVEKDGKSFVYASDSEYSNLPSERIKKYIEFYQGTDVLIFDAPYSFSEEIEKINWGHSSAIIGTDLAVEAKVKKLVLFHHAPENDDEEVYRLLNTALTYKSRNYPDSDLSIVLAREGSDINI encoded by the coding sequence ATGGTAGTAAGGTTTTGGGGGGTCAGAGGGTCCATACCTTCACCGCCAAAAAGCAGTGAATTACAAGAGAAAATACTCAGAATTCTGGAATTTTCGCAGGGTGCTGATTTATCAACATCCGAAAAAAGAAAGAAATTCCTGGATTCCATTGAGGAGCAATACACTACTTTTTTAGGAGGAAATACCCCTTGCGTCGAACTTCAGTCAGGAAGCACCCGGCTGATTTTTGATATGGGCTCAGGTCTGCGGGATCTGGGTCGTGAAATCATGCATACCATGGGCGGCCGTGATATTGAACTGCATATGTTCGTCGGCCACACTCACTGGGATCATATTCAGGGGTTCCCTTTCTTTATTCCCGCTTATAGTCCAAAAACTACCATCAACTTCTACCATCGCCACCCTGACCTCAAAGGACGTCTTGAAGGACAGCAGCAATTTCAGTACTTCCCTGTTTCGCTGGATATTATGTTATCCAAAAGGATTTATAATGAACTTACTGAAGGACAAATCCTTAAGATTAACGACCTGACCGTCAGAAATATTGAGTTAAATCATCCTGGGAAAGCTTTCGGATACCGGGTCGAAAAAGATGGAAAATCATTTGTTTATGCCAGTGACAGTGAATACAGCAATCTCCCCTCAGAGCGCATTAAAAAATATATAGAGTTTTATCAGGGCACTGATGTCCTGATTTTTGATGCTCCGTATTCTTTCAGTGAAGAGATCGAGAAGATTAACTGGGGACATTCATCAGCGATTATTGGAACAGATTTGGCTGTGGAAGCTAAAGTGAAGAAACTGGTACTGTTTCATCATGCTCCAGAAAATGACGATGAAGAGGTATACAGGCTGTTGAATACGGCACTCACCTACAAAAGCAGGAATTATCCGGATTCAGATTTAAGTATTGTTTTAGCAAGAGAAGGATCAGATATTAATATCTGA
- a CDS encoding DUF2254 domain-containing protein encodes MRVDYEKLKPWVIPSSAIVSVSVLLLVITRVVDMLLYHYNANVFAVLYTQDAGNLTNTIGGLGELVSAIMGIEITVLAIIVQLAANKYSSKIMELFIQNKINIIVIMLYVITAIYTVTVSNTITGENVPYFSITFSLLMILSCLMIVIPHFNYVSNFLRPNYFITYVQDKIDKDLQDIIKKSEAAGGNPPSSLVSEKKDSIAENINFIGDIALNSVIQGDRATVLLCVATLKSLTVDYLPLKQSLPNSWFKFSGLAYYDPDFSSYSRFVLSVIERKKIFLERKVFRLFEMLYSNSRVTLRDVASGVLLNSELIGSGAMKASDNGALHCTFQYFNSYLRIAIRERDPRSAFNTLEHYRVLAEELMDVNPKMVETIFFYFKYYGQEANKFQVLFILETAAHDLCVLMELAYEKQVPNQAALLKLFLTVDEPIEESKEKGSSKEASLIGVRVAQAKLAGFYLLNGEEDLARVIFEDMKLEPYGRIMKIQELIENTKEEEFWEITPRGVNFNYVSDERRHALKAFFGWFEEKEVKES; translated from the coding sequence TTGCGCGTCGATTATGAAAAGCTAAAGCCCTGGGTTATACCCTCATCGGCTATAGTCTCAGTGAGTGTACTTCTTCTTGTCATTACAAGGGTAGTTGATATGCTGCTGTACCATTATAACGCGAATGTATTTGCGGTACTTTACACCCAGGACGCCGGAAATCTCACCAATACCATAGGGGGGCTCGGTGAACTGGTTTCAGCCATCATGGGTATTGAAATTACCGTACTTGCCATTATCGTACAGCTGGCCGCGAATAAATACTCCTCAAAGATAATGGAACTGTTTATTCAGAATAAGATTAACATTATAGTTATCATGCTGTATGTTATAACGGCAATCTATACTGTTACGGTAAGCAATACGATAACAGGTGAAAATGTTCCGTACTTCTCAATCACCTTCAGCCTCCTGATGATATTAAGCTGTCTGATGATTGTTATACCTCATTTTAATTATGTTTCAAATTTCCTCCGTCCGAATTACTTTATTACCTATGTGCAGGACAAGATTGATAAAGATTTGCAGGACATTATAAAAAAGTCAGAGGCCGCCGGAGGAAATCCTCCTTCTTCTTTAGTCTCAGAGAAAAAAGACTCTATTGCTGAGAATATTAATTTTATCGGTGATATCGCCCTTAATTCCGTAATACAGGGGGACAGGGCTACAGTGCTGCTTTGCGTTGCGACGTTAAAGTCTCTCACGGTTGATTATCTTCCCCTAAAGCAGTCCCTTCCAAACAGCTGGTTCAAGTTCAGCGGTCTGGCGTATTATGATCCTGATTTTTCGAGCTATTCCAGGTTCGTGCTATCTGTTATCGAACGGAAAAAAATATTCCTGGAAAGAAAAGTATTCCGGCTGTTTGAAATGCTTTACTCCAATTCAAGGGTAACTCTGAGAGATGTGGCCTCCGGAGTCCTGCTGAACTCCGAACTGATCGGCTCGGGAGCGATGAAAGCCAGCGATAACGGGGCACTTCACTGCACATTTCAGTATTTTAACTCCTACCTGCGTATTGCCATTAGGGAGAGGGATCCGCGCTCGGCATTTAACACACTGGAGCATTACCGTGTGCTGGCTGAAGAACTGATGGATGTGAACCCCAAAATGGTGGAAACCATTTTCTTTTACTTTAAATACTATGGTCAGGAAGCGAACAAGTTTCAGGTGTTATTTATTCTTGAGACTGCTGCTCATGATTTGTGTGTTCTGATGGAACTGGCCTACGAAAAGCAGGTGCCAAATCAGGCTGCTCTGTTAAAATTGTTCCTTACAGTTGATGAGCCCATAGAAGAATCAAAAGAAAAGGGTTCTTCCAAGGAAGCTTCCTTGATAGGGGTCCGCGTGGCTCAGGCAAAACTTGCCGGTTTTTACCTGCTTAACGGGGAAGAAGACCTGGCGCGGGTCATATTTGAGGATATGAAACTTGAGCCCTACGGCAGAATCATGAAAATCCAGGAGTTGATTGAGAACACCAAAGAGGAAGAATTTTGGGAGATAACCCCCCGCGGGGTTAATTTTAATTACGTATCAGATGAGCGCCGTCACGCGCTGAAAGCTTTTTTTGGCTGGTTTGAAGAAAAAGAGGTTAAGGAATCGTGA
- a CDS encoding S8 family serine peptidase — protein MKKNFLLFFVFLLTSSLFAQVEVSTRLMRALQNSSPTDYIKGFVYLRDQVDIEALDQQLYAENATLEHRAFTVITTLQNKAQSSQQNLINYFEERYAQREVFGYKSFWIANMILIEAKSSVFYELMNSMEVAQMDLDAELKLDKPTVVEHNVESTESVEPGVKIINADKLWAMGITGQGRLVMGIDTGVDPTHPAINHKWRGNTVPASQAWFDPGGGSTTPNDCDGHGTHTIGTMAGRSTTTADTVGVAIDAQWIAAKTICSSPHTSNSVAAFQWAMNPDGNPSTITDMPDAIGNSWYDPNVSNECTGIYKTTLDAVEASGIAVVFSAGNSGPSASTITKPKNISTTEVNVFAIGAIDGVQYLGGNNNPIASFSSRGPSVCGGTGSFLIKPEVSAPGNNVRSSYPGGGYSTLSGTSMAAPHVVGAIALLKQYAPTLTGAQIKMALYNTAKDLGTAGEDNTYGMGLIDLYAAFLTLGTPDTVAPTQITNLASAEPQSNSLKLTWTVPDDTSNGGVVGYAIKMSNAPITDTVAFNNAQDVPFNGAPGASGSTDMVMVGNLQPATTYHFAIRARDLWGNWSLLSNSASGTTLGAPALSVTPDSMHKQLSANMVYVDSLVVSNTSAHASTLNYQVSLQNSTFPGNVKLTLVPHQTQVLEGKYPVKGDELSQYTPGLSIEGQGGPDAFGYKWIDSDEPNGPAYEWNDIAATGTNVTTWTPTGTFGAKDEGHSGPITLPFPFKFYGNVKNTVYASSNGVILFNAPTSNIFTNAAIPNAAAPNEYIAPFWDDLDGTNGGEVYYKADGGKFTIQYNNWPRYSTTGSSLTFQVVLYSNGRIMIYYKTMTSSTMNSATIGIENGNGSVGLQTAYNAAYAKNSHAIKFAADPEWMTTQHTGGTLNNGASASVVMEFRSEDYPAGMYTMDVVFSTNDPLKPTHTIPVSLYIDGEVPVELTSFTGSVNGNTALLQWVTATEVNNKGFRVERRNENSAWKQAGYIDGRGNTTEISRYEFTESGLETGVYFYRLIQEDYNGTSKTYDEIRVEISRPDVFSLNQNYPNPFNPATSISYSLPVRGNVVLDIYSALGERVATLVNEVKEAGYHQVSFDASQLTSGTYIYTIRVSAGESSFTDTKKMILVK, from the coding sequence TTGAAAAAAAACTTCCTACTTTTTTTTGTCTTTCTTCTGACCTCGTCACTGTTTGCACAGGTTGAAGTAAGCACCCGTCTGATGCGGGCTTTACAAAATTCATCCCCGACAGATTATATAAAAGGATTCGTGTACCTCCGTGATCAGGTGGATATCGAAGCGCTTGATCAGCAATTGTATGCTGAAAATGCTACTCTTGAACACAGAGCATTCACGGTAATCACCACACTTCAGAATAAAGCTCAGAGTTCTCAGCAAAACCTCATCAACTATTTTGAAGAGCGTTATGCTCAGAGGGAAGTGTTTGGTTACAAGTCCTTCTGGATTGCCAATATGATCTTAATTGAAGCCAAATCCAGTGTCTTCTATGAACTGATGAACAGTATGGAAGTTGCCCAGATGGATCTGGATGCAGAACTGAAACTTGACAAACCGACTGTAGTTGAACACAATGTTGAATCAACCGAATCCGTCGAACCCGGCGTAAAGATTATCAATGCAGATAAACTTTGGGCAATGGGTATTACCGGTCAGGGCCGTTTAGTCATGGGTATAGATACCGGTGTGGATCCTACACATCCGGCTATCAATCACAAGTGGAGAGGCAATACTGTTCCTGCCAGCCAGGCATGGTTTGATCCGGGCGGAGGCTCAACCACCCCTAACGATTGTGACGGTCACGGAACCCATACCATCGGAACCATGGCAGGCCGCTCCACAACCACTGCTGACACCGTTGGTGTTGCTATTGATGCTCAGTGGATTGCCGCTAAAACAATCTGTTCCTCACCCCACACCTCAAATTCTGTTGCCGCTTTCCAGTGGGCAATGAACCCTGACGGCAACCCTTCTACTATTACTGATATGCCGGATGCAATCGGCAACAGCTGGTATGATCCCAATGTTTCAAACGAATGTACCGGTATATATAAAACCACACTTGATGCAGTTGAGGCTTCAGGTATCGCGGTAGTTTTCTCAGCAGGTAACAGCGGACCAAGTGCTTCCACCATCACCAAACCAAAGAATATCAGTACTACTGAGGTGAATGTTTTCGCAATCGGAGCAATTGACGGCGTTCAGTATCTCGGCGGTAACAATAATCCGATCGCCAGTTTTTCGAGCCGCGGACCTTCAGTTTGCGGTGGAACAGGCTCATTTCTGATAAAGCCGGAAGTCTCAGCTCCCGGAAATAATGTCCGTTCATCCTATCCGGGCGGCGGATACTCAACACTCAGCGGTACCTCCATGGCAGCTCCCCATGTGGTGGGTGCTATTGCGCTCTTAAAGCAGTATGCTCCAACACTTACCGGTGCCCAGATTAAAATGGCTCTTTATAATACCGCAAAGGATCTAGGTACAGCAGGTGAAGATAACACCTACGGAATGGGTCTGATTGATCTCTATGCTGCATTCCTTACATTAGGAACCCCTGATACCGTTGCACCAACGCAGATTACTAATCTTGCCTCAGCTGAGCCGCAGTCAAACAGCCTGAAACTCACCTGGACGGTTCCGGATGATACTTCAAATGGCGGTGTAGTAGGATATGCAATTAAGATGTCCAATGCACCTATAACAGATACTGTTGCTTTTAATAATGCTCAGGATGTTCCCTTCAACGGAGCGCCTGGCGCTTCAGGATCAACTGATATGGTTATGGTTGGCAATCTTCAGCCTGCTACAACTTATCATTTTGCTATCCGTGCACGTGATCTTTGGGGTAACTGGTCCTTGCTTTCAAACAGCGCTTCAGGCACAACCCTTGGCGCTCCTGCACTTTCCGTTACTCCTGACTCAATGCACAAGCAGTTAAGCGCAAATATGGTATATGTTGACAGTCTCGTTGTGTCAAATACCTCCGCGCATGCTTCAACACTGAACTACCAGGTATCTTTGCAGAACAGCACATTCCCGGGTAACGTTAAACTGACATTAGTACCTCATCAGACTCAGGTGCTTGAAGGAAAATATCCTGTGAAAGGTGATGAACTCTCTCAGTACACACCTGGACTTTCAATTGAAGGACAGGGCGGACCAGATGCTTTCGGATATAAGTGGATTGACAGTGATGAACCGAATGGTCCTGCATATGAGTGGAATGATATCGCAGCCACAGGAACAAATGTTACTACCTGGACTCCGACTGGTACTTTTGGTGCTAAAGATGAGGGACATTCAGGTCCAATTACTCTTCCGTTCCCATTCAAATTCTATGGAAACGTAAAGAACACCGTTTACGCTTCTTCGAATGGCGTAATTCTGTTTAACGCTCCTACTTCTAACATATTTACCAATGCTGCTATTCCTAATGCTGCAGCACCGAACGAATATATTGCCCCGTTCTGGGACGATCTTGACGGCACAAACGGAGGTGAAGTATATTATAAGGCAGATGGCGGTAAATTCACCATCCAGTACAATAATTGGCCAAGATATTCCACAACCGGTTCATCATTAACTTTCCAGGTTGTGCTTTATTCTAACGGCAGAATAATGATTTACTATAAGACAATGACCTCATCCACCATGAACTCGGCCACCATCGGTATCGAAAATGGCAATGGTTCAGTTGGATTGCAGACTGCTTATAATGCTGCCTATGCAAAGAATAGCCATGCGATCAAATTTGCTGCAGATCCTGAATGGATGACCACCCAGCATACCGGAGGTACCCTGAATAATGGTGCATCAGCATCGGTTGTTATGGAGTTCAGATCGGAAGACTATCCTGCCGGTATGTATACCATGGATGTTGTTTTCTCTACCAATGATCCGTTAAAGCCGACTCATACTATACCGGTCAGTCTTTATATTGACGGTGAAGTACCGGTTGAATTAACCTCATTTACCGGTTCTGTTAATGGCAACACTGCACTACTGCAATGGGTGACTGCAACAGAAGTAAACAACAAAGGTTTCCGCGTTGAAAGAAGAAATGAAAACTCAGCCTGGAAACAGGCCGGTTACATTGACGGCAGAGGCAACACTACCGAAATCAGCCGTTATGAATTTACCGAATCAGGACTGGAAACAGGTGTTTATTTTTATCGCCTGATACAGGAAGACTACAACGGAACCAGCAAAACTTATGATGAAATCAGAGTGGAAATCAGCCGTCCTGATGTATTCTCACTGAATCAGAATTATCCTAATCCGTTTAACCCTGCAACCAGCATCAGTTACTCTCTGCCGGTCAGAGGAAATGTCGTGCTTGATATTTACTCAGCCCTTGGTGAAAGAGTTGCCACTCTGGTTAATGAAGTTAAAGAAGCTGGATATCATCAGGTCAGTTTTGATGCAAGCCAGTTAACCAGCGGAACATATATATACACCATCCGCGTTTCAGCTGGTGAGTCATCGTTTACCGACACCAAAAAAATGATTTTGGTTAAGTAA
- a CDS encoding SH3-like domain-containing protein, producing the protein MRVKLFVFAILSLFIFSACEKEAEKSPIAENELPPGTRVAQVLEVQEVAAYTYLRVKEKENEYWMAITKAQFKVGEWVYFMNAMEMTNFKSEDLNKTFDKLLFVENAKNQQEVTEALNKVSEPQKPTITKTDVSVEKAEGGITIGELYANPAKYSGQSVKIRGKVTKVNLGIMDRNWFHVQDGTSSGEDFDLTVTSTETVNEGDIITFQGKVAVDKDFGYGYTYKMILEEAKVLSKKM; encoded by the coding sequence ATGCGCGTTAAATTATTTGTTTTTGCAATTCTCTCATTGTTTATTTTTTCAGCATGTGAGAAAGAAGCCGAAAAATCTCCCATCGCGGAGAATGAACTTCCTCCCGGAACCCGTGTAGCTCAGGTGTTGGAAGTTCAGGAAGTAGCTGCATATACCTACCTCCGCGTTAAAGAAAAAGAAAATGAATACTGGATGGCTATTACCAAGGCACAATTTAAAGTGGGCGAATGGGTTTACTTTATGAATGCCATGGAAATGACCAATTTTAAAAGTGAAGACCTTAATAAAACCTTCGATAAACTTTTATTTGTTGAAAATGCAAAAAACCAGCAGGAAGTAACTGAAGCACTTAATAAAGTTTCTGAACCGCAGAAGCCGACTATTACAAAGACCGATGTCTCTGTTGAAAAGGCTGAAGGGGGGATTACCATTGGTGAACTTTATGCAAATCCGGCAAAGTATTCAGGTCAGTCAGTTAAAATAAGAGGTAAAGTGACCAAAGTGAATCTTGGCATTATGGACCGTAACTGGTTCCACGTCCAGGATGGCACAAGTTCAGGTGAAGATTTTGATCTGACCGTGACCTCAACAGAAACCGTGAATGAAGGGGATATTATCACCTTCCAGGGAAAAGTAGCTGTTGATAAGGATTTTGGATATGGCTATACCTACAAAATGATTCTGGAAGAAGCAAAAGTGCTTTCGAAGAAAATGTAG